From the genome of Setaria viridis chromosome 1, Setaria_viridis_v4.0, whole genome shotgun sequence:
TATGACTTTGTCACTGCAAACTATGAACAGTGAATTACTGAATTCCAATATGCTCATAATCCTAAAACTATCTTAAACTCACCGCAAACTATGTGACTTTTTCTATCTATTTTAAATTGCCCTAAAAGTCTTAGAACTGCTTATATTTGGGACGGGGAATAGTACTTACCCTACATACAAACACAGAAGAATATTGAATCAGaattttgctttgtttttattttttgaaaacaaACGGCACATAATCCGATGCAGCTCCCAACATTCTAGTAGGTTCGATGCATGTAGCATTCCATGGCGGACGGGCTTGTGTGAATTGCGCGTACCAAGGGGCTGAAAAGAGGCCCCCTACTCCAAGTGAGAATCCGGACACCGACCCATTGGCGGGCGGCTGAGAGCGGCCGGCGCTGAGCCAAGTGGCCCCTGCAAAAAATCCGCCCCACCCGCATCAACCCACTGGCCCTGGTGCCGCCAGCCAGCCAAGGCCCTCACGATCCAGCATTCCCAAGCCCACACGTTGACACGCACGACGCGCCCCGGCCAACGAAACCGCGCGCGCCGCAGGGCCATGCGTATTCCCctccccccccacccccccaccgCGCGCGCACCACGTAGCCGGCGCAAGCGCAGCCACACACCGCCCCGCGAGGCCACGCTCTGCTCCCGCGCACCATAACATCGCgaccgcccgcgcgcgcgccccccgCCCGCAGCTTCTTTAACGTGTAGCACCGCACCCCCTACCCACCCGttgatctcctcctctcccacccACCGATCGTCCCCGGCTGATCTTTTCCGCACGCGCGCACGCTCTCCTCTCGCTCTCGGCTGCCAGTTGCACCACAACATCTTTTTCGTTCTCGACCATGGCGCCGTCCGACTCTGAGCCGTTCCCGCACCAGCGGTTGCCGGCGGTCGAGCTGcagccggcgtcggcggcctgcgacgccgccgcctcggcggacgatcgggcgccggcggcggggacgtcGTCCGAGTCCGACCAGGCGCCAGCCAGCAAGGCTCCGACGACGATGgagacggagaagaagaaggacagggcggcggcggcggcggaggccgccgcgTCGGACAGCTGCGGCGGTGGGGAGctcgtggcggcgcggcggcccgcGGCGGAGGAAAGCGCGCGGGAGCGGCTGAAGCGACACCGCACGGAGATGGCGGGCCGGGTGCGGATCCCGGAGATGTGGGGCCAGGAGCGGCTGCTCAAGGACTGGGTCGACTGCGCCGTCTTCGAccgcccgctcgccgccaccgcggggCTGCTCACCGCCCGCGACGCGCTCGTCGCCGagtgcgccgccgcgcgccgccccgcggTCTCGCACGGCCCCACGGGACGCCCGCTCCGGGTGCAGAACGGCTGCTCGTGATCAACCGGCCGTGCGTGCAGTTGAGTGCTTTTGTTTTTGCTGCTACCTTCTCCATGCTTACGTGCAACGTACGTGCTCCATCATCTCTGTTCGAACCTCTATTCTATTGGCCCGAGTATGAAACTGATCGATGATGATACCCCCCATCGAGTAATACTCATGCTTGACTAGCACTGGTGGTTGTAATTAATGTAGTTGATCACCATTTTTAAGCATGTCCAAATTCTTGTTTAAATGAACCAATATATACTCCATCAGCTTGGGGTGAATTCAAGAGAGATGTCGTTTCTCACAATCTTTTTTCTCCGTTAATTTCACGTGTTCATGAGTGATTGCATGTTTCCCGCAGCTTGTGGCTATAAGCTGGACGTACTTGTGCTTCTGTGATCGTAATCTCCTCAACACAATTTTAATTCAATTGAGTGAATTTTGAGCTCCATCTAGAATCACCCAAATACGCGCGCGAGTGCTATCGCATGCGCTCATAAGTTTGCTTGTTTTTCCATGAATTCATGTGCGCATCCTTAATTATATACTCCACGACGATCACAGAGATTTCAAGCAGCTAATATCTCTAGCCAATTCAACGAGGCTAGCTTGAAGCAGCCGGAGCGCAGATTTAGATCTCCAACAGGCACGAGATTCTGCATCAACGTCTTACTGACGTGGCATCCTGCCCTTCTTTCGTTTGATCGTCTTTCCGTTTGTGGAACAGATTCTCTCCTGCTTTACTGTATATATGTTGTTTGCACTAGTCAACTAGCTACTCCCTCGGTCCTTAATAAaagtgatgcaaaaaaaaaagtcacacCGGTCAGTAATAAAATGTCGTTCCGACAGCAGAACTGCAGAAGCTAGTAATACAACCCTCCGGCCGAAAAtatctccttttcttttaccGGAGGGAGCATAAAAACAATCAAAACTTAATGAAACTACGTAACCTTTCATTAAGAAAAAATACATGACTAAATTCAAGTTGAGGAGGCCTCGTATATATGTGATCAAGATACACAACTACACACCTCTCATCCAAAACAGTCGAGTTAATTAGCTCACTTCCTGTGCAACCTATAATAGAGTTAGGCCATCTTAACAGTTACAGCCAACATTAACTCTGATATCTACGTGTCACATCCACAATAAATAATGGATGGTATAAAGACAAGTCTTTTCGATGGTCTAACCTTTTAGAATACAATCCAAAATACAGATGGCCGCCTCGCGTCACTCTTTTGTCCaaccctctttagtcccggatacAATCGGATCCATGACTAAAGAGATTTTAGTCCTGGtctaatcgggactaaagcccccctttagtcccgggtcaaaaatcaacCACCCATGGGAGACTCTTTAGTTCCGCGTTACAAAATCAGCCACCCATGGGgatcctttagtctcggttggtgttaccaaccgggactaaagggtcccccacgggtggctgaaaagGGACTAAAGACCTCGGACCCATTAGTCTCGGTTTGcgctaccaaccgggactaaaaggggtctttagtcccggttagtaacacaaaccgagactaaagggttccccatgagttaatacaaaaggattgcat
Proteins encoded in this window:
- the LOC117844381 gene encoding uncharacterized protein, which produces MAPSDSEPFPHQRLPAVELQPASAACDAAASADDRAPAAGTSSESDQAPASKAPTTMETEKKKDRAAAAAEAAASDSCGGGELVAARRPAAEESARERLKRHRTEMAGRVRIPEMWGQERLLKDWVDCAVFDRPLAATAGLLTARDALVAECAAARRPAVSHGPTGRPLRVQNGCS